The Lycium barbarum isolate Lr01 chromosome 9, ASM1917538v2, whole genome shotgun sequence genome has a segment encoding these proteins:
- the LOC132612125 gene encoding uncharacterized protein At2g29880-like has translation MRMTIRQPPKVGKPYAKWSEVQDEHFIYFIAEQVKLGRTQQGGLTTEGWDGVEREMNKLYGDKLDKTKMKNRMRTLKKTRATMKRMIQHSGFGWNEETRKVDAEDDVWAHPKDAQYRTKKLPDYSTLALIFGHTVADGRSGCEINDVEDFQNEFSDDDITTEKVTTPASEDVQFVDNDHGCFDQNINFTTEQPTLTSRPKRIRNYIGSSLAKSVDRWTSIAEEQIRLQHEPKNTSAEKLMPLILELGLCDEWNIQIIDLLTNERNAEFFGAMAPELRKKWAMSKLVLFE, from the exons ATGAG GATGACAATTAGACAACCACCTAAGGTTGGAAAACCATACGCCAAATGGAGTGAAGTTCAAGACGAacatttcatttattttattgctGAACAAGTTAAGTTAGGAAGAACGCAACAAGGAGGATTAACGACCGAAGGATGGGATGGTGTAGAAAGAGAAATGAATAAGCTATACGGGGACAAGTTAGATAAGACTAAAATGAAAAATAGGATGAGGACATTGAAGAAAACACGTGCTACTATGAAGAGAATGATACAACATAGTGGATTTGGGTGGAATGAAGAAACTCGAAAAGTTGATGCTGAAGATGATGTCTGG GCTCACCCAAAAGATGCTCAATATAGAACGAAAAAGTTGCCAGATTATAGTACTTTGGCTTTGATTTTTGGACATACCGTCGCTGATGGTAGGAGTGGGTGTGAAATTAATGATGTTGAGGATTTTCAAAATGAGTTTTCCGATGATGATATAACTACTGAAAAAGTTACTACACCTGCTTCTGAAGATGTGCAATTTGTGGACAATGACCATGGATGTTTTGATCAGAATATAAACTTTACGA CTGAGCAACCAACTTTGACATCACGTCCAAAAAGAATTAGAAACTATATTGGAAGCAGCTTGGCTAAATCTGTTGATAGATGGACATCAATAGCTGAGGAACAAATAAGGCTACAACATGAACCAAAAAACACGTCTGCGGAGAAATTAATGCCTTTGATATTGGAACTAGGCTTGTGTGATGAATGGAATATACAAATTATTGACCTCCTAACAAATGAGAGAAATGCTGAATTTTTTGGTGCTATGGCTCCAGAACTTCGGAAGAAATGGGCTATGAGCAAACTTGTTTTATTTGAGTGA